The nucleotide window TTTTCTGAACTTCCTTGGTTTTTATAAGCATATCCATTATCCATAACAACAATCATGGGAACCGCTTGCTTTAAAGCAATTAAATTATCCAGAATCAAATTGGCTTTGCCCTGAACCGACCAACCTGTCTCGTCTTCAAAACTACCGTGTTGTAAATAAAGTACAGGAAAACGTGTTTTTGTATTTTCGTTATAATTTGGTGGAGTATAAACAAAACAACGTCTGAACGAATTAGTCAATTTTGAGAAATAAATGTTTTCGCTTACAAGGCCGTGGGGAACATTTTTCATCGCAAAAAACTCCTGATCTACGGCAGGAATTTCTATTCCGCTGCCTAATCGTCCTGCACCATAAAAATATATTGTTCCAGGATCAGGAACCGAAGCTCCATCAATATTAAGCTGATAGTAATGGAATCCTTCATCCTGAGGATTTGATACTCCTGTCCAGATACCTTTATCATCTTTTACCATATCGTATTTAATACCTCCAAGATCTAGCTGAACTTTATTAGCTTGTGGTGCAAAAATACTTGCTCTCACCTGACCCTGAGAATTCACTTGAGGGTACAATTTACCCTGCTGATTTACTGAAGAAGGTTTAAAATCTTCAATAACTTTTAATGGCTCAATTTGTGCCATAGCCAATGAACTCAATAAAATCATCGATAATCCAATAAAAAAATGATATTGTTTCATGATTTTTGTTGTTTTAAAAATCCTAGTGAATACTCAATTTATTCTTTCTTATATTTCATTGCAAAAAAAATCTAATGCGCTTGCGGGCTTATGATTTGATAATTTCCACTTAAATGCATCAAGCTAAAAAGATACATTAACCCATCATAATATGGGTCAAAATAACCATCCTCATAGGGTTCGAGCTTGGCGTTCCAGACAGCATGTACAAAATCCAAACTTCCTTTTTCATCATTTATCATTGCTGTTGTTGCAGCTGTGGCAACTAACCCAATGGAGTGCCTTAATTTTTTTACAGAACCAGCCGGCAGAATAAATTCGGGAGTTGAACCATCAAGATTGAATTGATCTTCATAAGTATCCATTCCTTTGAACCTTAAAAACTTTTGAAACTTCACGGCATATTCTTTTTGCCATTTTTTGTCTTTACCAAACCAAGCATAATCCATTGCAATATTCATTGGAACACGCCAGGAATCATAACGAAATCCTGCCGGCATCCAAGGCGTAACATGAGGTTCACCGCTGAATTCTGTATAATCGGAATTAAGGGCTGTTACAGGATGTGTTGCTTTATGAAAAAACGCCCTTGAAGTATCGGCACAATCTCTATAAAATTGCTCATGCCCATCTTTTGCATATGCAGCCCAAACTTCATAAAAAGCGGGTAAATGATAAGACGGATCTGTCCAATTGTAATTTTTGCCTTCGGGTACAAAACTTATTTGTTTGTGTTCGGTATTAATCAGATTATAAATATTCCCAGTGCCGTCTTTTTTCCACATAGCGTCCAGTATTCGTCTGGCTTCTTTATAATAATCAATACCTGTGCTGTTACCCCATCGATTAGAAGCAAACAAAAGACTGGTGATATAATACAATTCCCCATCAGATGCCGAGCCTGGGGAATTTTGCTTCATAGTAACCGGATTAAAACTCCATGCAAAATACCCTTCACGAGGACCACTTTGATGTTGTAGATACGCCTTTGAAAATCTCCAAATCCGGTCAAAAACTTCTTTTTTATCAAGCTGGACTGCCACCATCATTCCGTATGACATGCCTTCCGTTCTTGCATCTTTATTTTTCACATCCGATACGTAGGCCATTGTATCTCCAACAGTAAAATAAACACGATTGGGACCTTCAAAAACATCGTAATAAGCCTTAGAAAGTTTCTCGCTAATAGCTGCTTTTTTATACCCTGCTTCTAAAAAAATATTTCTGTATTTTATATTTTCAAATGCTCCTTTTGATTTCTTTTTTTCTTGGGCAAAAAGCATATTAGAAGAAACAATAACAGACAGTAGAAATAAGCCTGTTTTATGTATGTTTTTGAATAAATTTGCTTTTATCATTTGGTAAATATCTGGCTGATTAGCTGTAAAAATCATTACTGAAATTCTATATTATTTTGACGCTTTATTTTCTGTTAGCGAAAGCATCTTCTCAGCATATCTTTTTCCTAATTCTCTATAGCCGGCAGCATCAAAATGCAAATTATCTTTAGCAACTGTACATCCTTTAGACGAAATCACATAGGAATTAGGAATTGTTTTTGGAAGAGTGGCAATAATTGTATTCATGCTCGCACAAATCCCGCCTTGATCTGCATTAACAGTTTCTCCAGCAAGCAGCGGAACATTTTTAGGATTCAGCTTAAGATCTTTCATCAAGTTGTCATACACAATTTTAACCTTTTTTGTCCAAAGCGTATCGCCAGTGTTCGACTCTCCCTGATGCATTAAAATTCCTTTAATCACACCGTCTTTCTGAGCAATTTTTGCCATTTCAACCAATCTTGCATAAGGATTTCCATCATACTCTTTGACCATTCCTTTCAGCCAATCAGGAGCGGTTGTCACGTATGATTCATATTTATCTTTGTCAAAAAGCTCTATTTTACAGCCCCCAACTGCGACATTGATAATTCCCACCTTTACATTTTTAGGAAGATTTGCGACCATTGTCCTTCCAAAATAATCGGTTAGCGTCAAACCAGTTTTACAACGGCATAATGGAGGAACAGCTGTGTACCATTTTCCTTTTTCACGTTTAAGTTCTGGACAATTTACCGTTTCCAAAACCTGAAAACGCCCATCAACTTCTACAGTGTCCTGAGGTTCAATTTTAGCATTCCCTTCCATATTAGACTGGCCAAAACTCAGGTAGATATGGAAATTAGGATTTTGTGAAAACATAGTGTTTGCTGAAAATAATAAGATAACAAACATCATTAGGCTGATATTATTCTTCATAGTTTAATGGTCATTTAAGCAGTTGCATTTATAATTTAGTATAATTTGAAATAGAATTTATTTTGCCCAAGCCTCGCCTTCCGGTGTACGTCTCCAGGAAAAATAAGAATCTAAAACCTCTAGTGATTTTAAACTTGGAACTGGACCGGTGTAGGCACTATTATTGAAATACATTAACTTGGGATCCGAATTGCTAAAAGCCGGCCAGTTAGGAATATCTTTGCCATTAGGGTCACCATATTTTGCAAAGTTTGTCCAATAAGTTCCCATTAGATCTGAAACTGCTAAATCTGACTTACTCGTTTGAGGGTTTGCTTTATCTAAATTCTCAAAAACATACGCCACCTCCTGACCATGGTAAGAACCAAAACCATAGTAAGGTGAATCTTTAGGATGATCTGGATGCTGATCAAAATAGTAAAAAAACACTTTTGACTTTCCCGTTTTTGCCTGAAGTCTAGCCCAAGACCATGTCTGCCAGCCAAAAGCCGCATCACGGGATAAATCACGAGCCGTTTTTGGAACCGAAGAATCACTGACAGGATAGGCTTTTAAGAGGTTTTCTGCGAATTTACCATAGCGCGTTTCTACACTGCTGATAAATTCCTTTGGGTCTTTGGTTCTTGTAAAACTTGCCCCCTCATCTGAATTATAACCAATAAGAACGGGAATATCATTATATTTCCCTGCTTCATATAATTTGTATTGATCATCAGGAATTACCCATCCGTCAACAATGGGCCATCCACGTCCTGCAGGGAGTTTATCAGCCTCAATCGACCGTAATTTTTCAATTGAAGTCACGCCGGCATTTTTCATATAATCCAATCCTTCATTTTCTGCAGTCTTAAGTGTTTTCATGTTTTCACCTGGATACGTTGTAAGTCTTGAAGGACCGAATGAACCCCCGCTTTGTGATATAGCACCATTAAACAGACCTTTTGCCAAAGGCGAAGCACATAACATACTTACTGCAATACCTCCTGCTGATTCTCCAAAAATGGTTACTTTATTTGGATCGCCTCCAAAAGCAGCAATATTCTCTTTTACCCATTGCAAACCTGCAATCATATCCAGTAAGCCGTAGTTTCCTGAAACATTTTTTGGATTTTCGGCACTCAGTTCCGGATGCGCCATAAAACCTAACTGTCCCACACGGTAGGCAATGCTGACCAATACAACACCTTTTTTGGCTAAGTTTTTACCGTTGTAAGTGGTTTCAGAAGTTGCTCCTGCTCCAAATCCGCCTCCATAAATCCATACCAGTACCGGAACTTTTTCTTTTACAGATTTAGCTGGTGTCCATACGTTCAGGTAAAGACAATCCTCGCTTTTTCCAGAAGGCGGATTTCCTCCCTGGATTGGACCCGGCGCAAATTTATTTACCTGTAGCACACCATCCCACTTTTTTACTGGCTGAGGTGCACGCCATCTAAGATCACCAACTGGCGGTTTTGCAAATGGAATTCCTTTGAAAACCAGTAATCCATCTTCAGCAGTTCCCTGCAGTCTGCCTTGCTTCACTTGAACTTGTGTTGTGAGCGATTGGGCAATTGTACTCGAAAAAGTCAAAGAGGTTAATACTACAGCTATAAATATATTTTTCATAAGTAATTTACTTTCGATTTTATATTAATTTTTATTTAAAACTATTCTAGAATTCAAGTCTTTTATTGATTTTTTTACAAAAGCTAACTCATAGCTTTATTTGAATAAACCTAAATCTATCGCTTCGCCCATTCTTTTATAACCCAATTCATTTGGATGTAAAAAATCCTTATCATGCATATTGGATAAAATAGTTTTTGAGCCAGGCTCTGAAGCCATTGCTGCATCAAAATCAATTACCGCATCAAAACCATTATTTCCTCGAATCCATGCATTTACAGCATCTCTGGCTTCTTGTCGATAAGGAGCATCATAAAATGATTTTTCAAACGGCAGAATAGTACAGCCATATACTTTTATTCCCTTAGCATGCGCTTTGTCGATCATCACTTTATAGGCAGCAATCAATTCTTGTGCTCTAACTGGCGCCTCTTCAGCATTCTTGATTCCTCCAATATCATTTATTCCTTCAAGAATTACTAACCATTTTGTTCCTGCCTGAGATAATACATCTCTGTCAAATCGATTCAATGCTGTTGGTCCCAATCCACCTCTGACAACACAGTTTCCTCCAATTCCTAAGTTCAAAACTCCAATATGTTCTGTTCCTTTATTTTCTAATAAACGCCCAGAAAGTATATCAGTCCATCTATTCTGTTTATTAGTTCCTGAACCTCGTCCGTCTGTAATAGAATTACCTAAGCAGACTATATTTGCAGATTTTTTAGGAGCAACAACATCCACTCCCATAATTGAATACCAATGGTCTGTCTTCACCGC belongs to Flavobacterium aquiphilum and includes:
- a CDS encoding alpha/beta hydrolase-fold protein; translation: MKQYHFFIGLSMILLSSLAMAQIEPLKVIEDFKPSSVNQQGKLYPQVNSQGQVRASIFAPQANKVQLDLGGIKYDMVKDDKGIWTGVSNPQDEGFHYYQLNIDGASVPDPGTIYFYGAGRLGSGIEIPAVDQEFFAMKNVPHGLVSENIYFSKLTNSFRRCFVYTPPNYNENTKTRFPVLYLQHGSFEDETGWSVQGKANLILDNLIALKQAVPMIVVMDNGYAYKNQGSSENKPISVFEEVMVNEIIPMIDLKFRTISDREHRAIAGLSMGANQTMRITMNHLDKFAFYGGFSGTSNYPSADEIDPSVFLDGKFNDGKAVNKQLKVLWLGLGTKEPNPFPGSIGAFKKMLDKQGIRYVFYESQGTAHEWLTWRRSLHQYAGLLFK
- a CDS encoding glycosyl hydrolase family 8, with the translated sequence MIFTANQPDIYQMIKANLFKNIHKTGLFLLSVIVSSNMLFAQEKKKSKGAFENIKYRNIFLEAGYKKAAISEKLSKAYYDVFEGPNRVYFTVGDTMAYVSDVKNKDARTEGMSYGMMVAVQLDKKEVFDRIWRFSKAYLQHQSGPREGYFAWSFNPVTMKQNSPGSASDGELYYITSLLFASNRWGNSTGIDYYKEARRILDAMWKKDGTGNIYNLINTEHKQISFVPEGKNYNWTDPSYHLPAFYEVWAAYAKDGHEQFYRDCADTSRAFFHKATHPVTALNSDYTEFSGEPHVTPWMPAGFRYDSWRVPMNIAMDYAWFGKDKKWQKEYAVKFQKFLRFKGMDTYEDQFNLDGSTPEFILPAGSVKKLRHSIGLVATAATTAMINDEKGSLDFVHAVWNAKLEPYEDGYFDPYYDGLMYLFSLMHLSGNYQIISPQAH
- a CDS encoding sialate O-acetylesterase → MKNNISLMMFVILLFSANTMFSQNPNFHIYLSFGQSNMEGNAKIEPQDTVEVDGRFQVLETVNCPELKREKGKWYTAVPPLCRCKTGLTLTDYFGRTMVANLPKNVKVGIINVAVGGCKIELFDKDKYESYVTTAPDWLKGMVKEYDGNPYARLVEMAKIAQKDGVIKGILMHQGESNTGDTLWTKKVKIVYDNLMKDLKLNPKNVPLLAGETVNADQGGICASMNTIIATLPKTIPNSYVISSKGCTVAKDNLHFDAAGYRELGKRYAEKMLSLTENKASK
- a CDS encoding carboxylesterase/lipase family protein; its protein translation is MKNIFIAVVLTSLTFSSTIAQSLTTQVQVKQGRLQGTAEDGLLVFKGIPFAKPPVGDLRWRAPQPVKKWDGVLQVNKFAPGPIQGGNPPSGKSEDCLYLNVWTPAKSVKEKVPVLVWIYGGGFGAGATSETTYNGKNLAKKGVVLVSIAYRVGQLGFMAHPELSAENPKNVSGNYGLLDMIAGLQWVKENIAAFGGDPNKVTIFGESAGGIAVSMLCASPLAKGLFNGAISQSGGSFGPSRLTTYPGENMKTLKTAENEGLDYMKNAGVTSIEKLRSIEADKLPAGRGWPIVDGWVIPDDQYKLYEAGKYNDIPVLIGYNSDEGASFTRTKDPKEFISSVETRYGKFAENLLKAYPVSDSSVPKTARDLSRDAAFGWQTWSWARLQAKTGKSKVFFYYFDQHPDHPKDSPYYGFGSYHGQEVAYVFENLDKANPQTSKSDLAVSDLMGTYWTNFAKYGDPNGKDIPNWPAFSNSDPKLMYFNNSAYTGPVPSLKSLEVLDSYFSWRRTPEGEAWAK
- a CDS encoding SGNH/GDSL hydrolase family protein, with translation MKKQHIKWVLFFSLLIILEGCKSSQTAVNGIEKSNTQNWIGTWATAQMLVEPNNMPPAPGLAENTLRQIIRVSIGGKRMRLRFSNIFSDQPTVLKSVSIANVADAPAIDAATQKILSFKGNSGVTMNPQEEVFSDAFDFALQPGQLLAITIHYGTASQKTSGHPGSRTTSYILEGDNLNNAAFSGAVKTDHWYSIMGVDVVAPKKSANIVCLGNSITDGRGSGTNKQNRWTDILSGRLLENKGTEHIGVLNLGIGGNCVVRGGLGPTALNRFDRDVLSQAGTKWLVILEGINDIGGIKNAEEAPVRAQELIAAYKVMIDKAHAKGIKVYGCTILPFEKSFYDAPYRQEARDAVNAWIRGNNGFDAVIDFDAAMASEPGSKTILSNMHDKDFLHPNELGYKRMGEAIDLGLFK